A single Pseudomonas putida DNA region contains:
- the rep gene encoding DNA helicase Rep — translation MSRLNPRQQEARDYVGGPLLVLAGAGSGKTSVITRKIAHLIQNCGIRAQYIVAMTFTNKAAREMKERVATLLRPGEGRGLTVCTFHNLGLNIIRKEHERLGYKPGFSIFDESDIKALLSDIMQKEYSGDDGIDEIKNMIGAWKNDLILPAEALEKARNPREQTAAIVYTHYQRTLKAFNAVDFDDLILLPVKLFQEHPDVLERWQNRVRYLLVDEYQDTNASQYLLVKMLIGMRNQFTVVGDDDQSIYAWRGARPENLMLLKEDYPSLKIVMLEQNYRSTSRILRCANVLIANNPHAFEKQLWSEMGVGDEIRVIRCKNEEAEAERVAMEILTLHLRTNRPYSDFAILYRGNYQAKLIELKLQHHQVPYRLSGGNSFFGRQEVKDLMAYLRLLVNPDDDNAYLRVINVPRREIGSTTLEKLGNYSTERGISMYAASEELGLGEHLDARYTERLQRFKHWLDGVRHKVALEDPIAALHEMIRDIDYENWIRQQTASDKAAEFRISNVWFLVEALKNTLEKDEEGDMTIEDAIGKLVLRDMLERQQEEEENAEGVQMMTLHASKGLEFPYVFIMGMEEEILPHRSSIEADTIEEERRLAYVGITRARQTLAFTFAAKRKQYGEIIDCTPSRFLDELPPDDLAWEGLDDAPVEVKAARGNNALADIRAMLKR, via the coding sequence ATGTCCCGACTCAATCCCCGGCAACAGGAAGCCCGTGACTACGTCGGCGGCCCTCTATTGGTGCTCGCCGGTGCTGGCTCGGGCAAGACCAGCGTGATCACGCGCAAGATTGCCCACCTCATCCAGAACTGCGGCATCCGTGCCCAGTACATCGTGGCGATGACCTTCACCAATAAGGCCGCACGCGAGATGAAGGAGCGGGTCGCCACCCTGCTGCGCCCGGGGGAAGGCCGGGGCCTGACGGTGTGCACGTTCCACAACCTGGGCCTGAACATCATCCGCAAGGAGCACGAGCGCCTGGGCTACAAGCCGGGCTTCTCGATCTTCGATGAATCCGATATCAAGGCGCTGCTGTCGGACATCATGCAGAAGGAATACTCCGGCGACGACGGCATCGACGAGATCAAGAACATGATCGGTGCCTGGAAAAACGACCTGATCCTGCCCGCTGAAGCCCTGGAAAAGGCGCGCAACCCGCGCGAACAGACCGCCGCCATCGTCTACACCCACTACCAGCGCACGCTCAAGGCGTTCAACGCAGTAGACTTCGACGACCTCATCCTGCTGCCGGTCAAGCTGTTCCAGGAGCACCCCGACGTGCTCGAACGCTGGCAGAACCGCGTGCGCTACCTGCTGGTGGACGAATACCAGGACACCAACGCCAGCCAGTACCTGCTGGTGAAGATGCTGATCGGCATGCGCAACCAGTTCACCGTGGTGGGCGATGACGACCAGTCGATCTATGCCTGGCGAGGCGCGCGCCCCGAGAACCTGATGCTGCTCAAGGAGGACTACCCCTCCCTGAAGATCGTCATGCTCGAACAGAACTACCGCTCCACCAGCCGCATCCTGCGCTGCGCCAACGTGCTGATCGCCAACAACCCGCACGCTTTCGAAAAGCAGCTGTGGAGCGAGATGGGCGTGGGCGACGAGATCCGCGTGATCCGCTGCAAGAACGAGGAAGCCGAGGCCGAACGCGTGGCCATGGAAATCCTCACCCTGCACCTGCGCACCAACCGCCCGTACAGCGACTTCGCCATCCTCTACCGCGGCAACTACCAGGCCAAGTTGATCGAACTGAAGCTGCAGCACCACCAGGTGCCGTATCGCCTGTCGGGCGGCAACAGCTTCTTCGGCCGCCAGGAGGTCAAGGACCTCATGGCCTACCTGCGCCTGCTGGTGAACCCGGATGATGACAACGCCTACCTGCGGGTGATCAACGTGCCGCGCCGGGAAATCGGCTCGACCACCCTGGAAAAGCTCGGCAACTATTCCACCGAGCGCGGCATCTCGATGTACGCCGCCAGCGAGGAGCTGGGCCTGGGCGAGCACCTGGACGCCCGCTACACCGAGCGCTTGCAGCGCTTCAAGCACTGGCTCGACGGGGTGCGCCACAAGGTTGCCCTGGAAGACCCGATTGCCGCGCTGCACGAGATGATCCGCGACATTGACTACGAGAACTGGATCCGCCAGCAGACCGCCAGCGACAAGGCGGCGGAGTTCCGCATCAGCAACGTCTGGTTCCTGGTCGAAGCGCTGAAGAACACCCTCGAGAAGGACGAAGAGGGTGACATGACCATCGAGGACGCCATCGGCAAGCTGGTGCTACGCGACATGCTCGAGCGCCAGCAGGAAGAGGAAGAAAACGCCGAAGGTGTGCAGATGATGACCCTGCACGCCTCCAAGGGCCTGGAATTCCCTTACGTGTTCATCATGGGCATGGAGGAGGAAATCCTCCCCCACCGCTCCAGCATCGAGGCCGACACCATCGAAGAGGAACGCCGCCTGGCCTACGTGGGCATCACCCGCGCGCGCCAGACCCTGGCTTTCACCTTCGCCGCCAAGCGCAAGCAGTACGGTGAGATCATCGACTGCACGCCAAGCCGGTTCCTCGACGAACTACCGCCCGACGACCTGGCCTGGGAAGGCCTGGACGATGCACCGGTCGAGGTGAAGGCCGCACGCGGCAACAACGCCCTGGCCGATATCCGGGCAATGCTCAAACGCTGA
- a CDS encoding c-type cytochrome — MNQIKKMLAVPAAVFALWAMSATAATNDELAKRLEPVGQVCVQGQECKGMEVAAAAGGGGAKTPDDVIAKHCNACHGTGLLGAPKIGDGAAWKKRADEQGGVDGLLAKAITGLNAMPPKGTCADCSDDDLKGAIKKMSGL; from the coding sequence GTGAACCAAATCAAGAAGATGCTGGCCGTACCAGCAGCCGTATTCGCCCTTTGGGCAATGAGCGCAACCGCAGCGACCAACGATGAACTTGCCAAACGCCTTGAGCCGGTCGGCCAGGTCTGTGTGCAGGGCCAGGAATGCAAGGGCATGGAAGTGGCAGCCGCAGCAGGCGGTGGCGGGGCCAAGACGCCGGATGATGTGATTGCCAAGCATTGCAATGCCTGCCACGGCACCGGGTTGCTGGGGGCGCCGAAGATTGGCGACGGCGCTGCGTGGAAGAAGCGCGCTGATGAGCAGGGTGGGGTGGACGGGCTTTTGGCCAAGGCCATTACCGGCCTGAACGCCATGCCGCCGAAAGGTACCTGCGCGGACTGCTCGGATGATGACCTGAAAGGGGCCATCAAGAAGATGTCCGGGCTTTGA
- a CDS encoding LysR substrate-binding domain-containing protein: MSRQLPPLYALRAFEAAARLSSFTRAGEELSITQSAVSRHIRTLEEHFACKLFVRSGRSLQLTEAARVLLPGVREGFAALERACDTLRGEDDILRMKAPSTLTMRWLLARLSHFRHMQPGNEVQLTSAWMDVDHVDFNQEPFDCAVLLSDGVFPAEWEVRRLFSELLIPVGAPDLLKEGPWDERRLAGIELLHPTPDKRDWREWLERMGLSDKVSLKGGQVFDTLELGMIAAARGYGISMGDLLMVAEDVAQGRLSLPWPTAVPSGMDYYLVWPRTRPGGERLRRLSVFLQEEAAAVDLPVVQILPAL; this comes from the coding sequence ATGTCCCGCCAGCTGCCTCCTCTGTATGCATTGCGCGCATTCGAAGCGGCTGCGCGGCTGAGTTCGTTCACCCGCGCCGGTGAAGAACTGTCGATCACCCAGAGCGCAGTCAGCCGGCATATCCGTACCCTCGAAGAGCATTTTGCCTGCAAGCTGTTCGTGCGCAGTGGCCGCAGCCTGCAGCTGACCGAGGCGGCGCGGGTGCTGTTGCCCGGCGTGCGCGAAGGCTTCGCCGCGCTGGAGCGGGCCTGCGATACCTTGCGCGGGGAGGATGACATCCTGCGCATGAAGGCGCCGTCGACCCTGACCATGCGTTGGCTGCTGGCGCGGCTGAGCCACTTCCGACATATGCAGCCGGGCAATGAGGTGCAACTGACCAGTGCCTGGATGGACGTCGACCATGTGGACTTCAACCAGGAGCCGTTCGATTGTGCGGTGCTGCTCAGTGATGGGGTGTTCCCGGCGGAGTGGGAAGTGCGCCGGTTGTTTTCCGAATTGTTGATCCCGGTGGGGGCGCCGGATCTGCTGAAGGAAGGGCCATGGGACGAGCGGCGGCTGGCCGGTATCGAGCTGTTGCACCCGACCCCCGACAAGCGAGACTGGCGCGAATGGCTGGAGCGCATGGGGCTCAGCGACAAGGTGTCGCTCAAGGGTGGGCAGGTGTTCGATACCCTGGAGCTGGGCATGATCGCGGCGGCGCGGGGTTACGGCATCTCGATGGGCGACTTGTTGATGGTCGCCGAGGATGTGGCTCAGGGGCGCTTGAGCCTGCCTTGGCCGACGGCGGTGCCCAGTGGCATGGATTATTACCTGGTGTGGCCACGGACCCGGCCGGGTGGGGAGCGGTTGCGGCGCCTGAGTGTGTTTTTGCAAGAGGAAGCGGCGGCGGTAGACCTGCCTGTGGTGCAAATCCTGCCGGCCCTTTGA
- a CDS encoding cupin domain-containing protein, translating to MDVGERLQAIRKLKGLSQRELAKRAGVTNSTISMIEKNSVSPSISSLRKVLSGIPMSMVEFFSVELETESPAQIVYKAHELIDISDGAVTMKLVGKSHPNRAIAFLTEVYPPGADTGAEMLTHDGEETGILLEGKLELVVGNEIFILEAGDSYYFESTRPHRFRNPFDAPARLISAATPSNF from the coding sequence TTGGACGTCGGCGAACGACTGCAAGCCATCCGCAAGCTCAAGGGCCTGTCCCAGCGGGAACTCGCCAAGCGCGCGGGAGTGACCAACAGCACCATCTCGATGATCGAGAAGAACAGCGTGAGCCCCTCGATCAGCTCGCTGCGCAAGGTCCTCAGCGGCATTCCCATGTCTATGGTCGAGTTCTTTTCGGTCGAGCTGGAGACCGAAAGCCCCGCGCAGATCGTCTACAAGGCCCACGAGCTGATCGACATCTCCGACGGCGCGGTGACCATGAAGCTGGTGGGCAAGTCGCACCCCAACCGTGCCATCGCCTTCCTCACCGAGGTCTACCCGCCGGGGGCCGACACCGGTGCCGAGATGCTCACCCACGATGGTGAAGAAACCGGCATCCTGCTCGAAGGCAAGCTCGAGCTGGTGGTGGGCAACGAGATCTTCATTCTCGAAGCAGGCGACAGCTACTACTTCGAAAGCACCCGCCCGCACCGTTTCCGCAACCCGTTCGACGCACCTGCACGGTTGATCAGTGCAGCCACACCGTCGAACTTTTGA
- a CDS encoding acetyl-CoA hydrolase/transferase C-terminal domain-containing protein, protein MHLCSIDQAVEQVLARLPAHIHMGLPLGLGKPNAFVNALYARVRELPERRLTIYTALTLGRPPLGDGLQRRFLEPFVERVFADYEELSYLADLRNDNLPPNIRVEQFFMQPGSLLHSETAQQDYISSNYSHAARDINAKGLNLVAQLVAATPEKPVHLSLACNPDITLDLQPMIAKRRAAGETILMLGQVHTELPYMPGDAELPIDAFDILIDEAEQRRLFSTPNMPVTTQDHCIGLHASSLVRDGGTLQIGIGAMGDALAAALLARQGDNEGYRTLLDELDVGPWQALIEREGGLEPFAQGLYGCSEMFVNGLLALSEAGVVRRPADEQGVLVHGGFFLGPRAFYQRLREMPLEQRARFAMTRISFINELYGQEELKRRQRRDARFVNTVFGMTLLGAGVADQLEDGRVLSGVGGQYNFVAQGHALEGGRSILLLRSWRESGGEVTSNLFWRYGHCTIPRHLRDIVVTEYGIADLRGQTDSEVIARLLAISDSRFQGELTEQAKDAGKLARDFQLDARFTGNTPQRLEAIKARHARLFPEYPLGTDFTAEERDLLRALNWLKSKFKLSEMLELGKAALEAPGPEGYEAHLARMQLDQPQGLKEELYQRLLLAGLAAS, encoded by the coding sequence ATGCACCTCTGCTCCATCGACCAGGCCGTCGAGCAGGTTCTCGCCCGGCTGCCAGCACATATCCATATGGGCTTGCCGCTGGGCCTGGGCAAGCCCAACGCCTTCGTCAATGCGCTTTACGCCCGGGTCCGCGAGCTGCCAGAGCGAAGGTTGACGATCTACACCGCGCTGACGCTTGGCCGCCCACCCCTGGGCGACGGCCTGCAACGGCGTTTCCTCGAGCCCTTCGTCGAGCGCGTGTTCGCCGACTACGAAGAGCTCAGCTACCTTGCCGACCTGCGCAACGACAACCTGCCGCCGAACATCCGCGTCGAACAGTTCTTCATGCAACCCGGCAGCCTGCTGCACAGCGAAACCGCGCAGCAGGACTACATCAGCAGCAACTACAGCCACGCCGCACGTGACATCAATGCCAAGGGCCTGAACCTGGTCGCCCAGCTGGTCGCTGCCACGCCGGAAAAGCCCGTCCACCTAAGCCTGGCCTGCAACCCCGACATCACCCTCGACCTGCAACCGATGATCGCCAAGCGGCGTGCAGCAGGTGAAACCATCCTCATGCTCGGCCAGGTTCATACCGAACTGCCCTACATGCCGGGCGATGCGGAGCTGCCGATCGATGCGTTCGACATTTTGATCGACGAAGCGGAGCAGCGCCGGCTGTTTTCTACCCCGAACATGCCGGTCACCACCCAGGATCACTGCATCGGTTTGCACGCAAGCTCGCTGGTACGTGATGGCGGCACCTTGCAGATCGGCATTGGCGCCATGGGGGATGCGCTGGCGGCAGCGTTGTTGGCGCGCCAGGGTGACAATGAGGGTTACCGTACGTTGCTCGACGAGCTGGACGTTGGCCCTTGGCAGGCGCTGATCGAGCGGGAGGGGGGCCTTGAGCCTTTCGCCCAAGGCCTTTATGGCTGCAGCGAGATGTTCGTCAACGGCCTGCTGGCGCTATCCGAGGCCGGCGTGGTGCGGCGCCCGGCGGACGAGCAGGGCGTGCTGGTGCATGGCGGGTTCTTCCTGGGCCCGCGGGCGTTCTACCAACGCTTGCGCGAGATGCCGCTGGAGCAACGCGCACGTTTCGCCATGACCCGCATCAGCTTCATCAACGAGCTGTACGGGCAGGAAGAACTCAAGCGCCGGCAGCGCCGCGATGCGCGCTTCGTCAACACGGTGTTCGGCATGACCCTGCTGGGTGCCGGTGTAGCCGACCAGCTGGAAGACGGTCGGGTGCTCAGCGGGGTGGGCGGGCAGTACAACTTCGTGGCCCAGGGCCATGCGTTGGAGGGCGGGCGCTCGATCCTGCTGTTGCGCAGCTGGCGCGAGTCGGGTGGTGAGGTGACCTCCAACCTGTTCTGGCGCTATGGCCACTGCACCATCCCTCGGCACCTGCGCGATATCGTGGTGACCGAGTATGGCATCGCCGACCTGCGTGGGCAGACCGACAGCGAAGTGATTGCGCGGTTGCTGGCCATCAGCGATTCAAGGTTCCAGGGCGAGTTGACCGAGCAGGCGAAGGATGCAGGCAAACTGGCCCGGGACTTTCAGCTGGATGCGCGGTTCACAGGCAACACGCCGCAGCGCCTGGAGGCCATCAAGGCCCGGCATGCGCGGTTATTCCCGGAGTATCCGCTGGGCACGGACTTCACGGCTGAGGAACGGGACTTGTTGCGCGCGCTGAACTGGTTGAAGAGCAAGTTCAAGCTGAGCGAAATGCTGGAGCTGGGCAAGGCGGCACTGGAGGCGCCGGGGCCGGAGGGGTATGAGGCGCACTTGGCGCGGATGCAGCTGGATCAGCCGCAGGGGCTTAAGGAAGAGCTTTACCAGCGCTTGTTGCTGGCGGGGTTGGCGGCGTCCTGA
- a CDS encoding putative bifunctional diguanylate cyclase/phosphodiesterase, with protein MSTPVEPLRLLLLADEPEWAALLRECLLPLDGTAVLLTAPNWAAVDTLFSHDRQAVVLATPDLQPAPGRCELPTILLLDHEPVTSPTGVSDWLVRDQLNVDALRRSLRHVRERGVLVATLQRLAEQDPLTGIANRQGFQALLTTRLAENEGRGVALGHLDLDNFRHVNDALGHQCGDRLILQVVSRLKQQLEAGDQLARLGSDEFALLIDTRRDANRAEWIAERIVEALAEPYWIDGESLLLGCSLGLAHARAQGGADPLMWHAHIAMRQAKGSQGCTFHVFNERINRNARSLADLESELRRALRRDELELHYQPRLNLADGRIVGLEALVRWRHAERGLLPPSEFVPLAEQSGLIVPLGYWVISRALRDMQALREQGLAPLHMAVNLSFRQFQDSQLLATLSRLIIEHGVDARWLEFELTETAVMRRNELVRQTMDALGRLGVRFSLDDFGTGFSSFVHLNSLPITLLKVDRSFVAEMEMREENRKLVHAMINLAHNLNLEVVAEGVESPEQMALLRGFGCDQVQGFLVSKPLPVGELMDYLLQASDRPLVAAL; from the coding sequence TTGTCCACGCCTGTCGAACCTTTGCGTTTGCTGCTGTTGGCTGATGAGCCGGAATGGGCCGCCTTATTACGCGAATGTCTGCTACCACTGGACGGTACCGCGGTATTGCTGACTGCACCGAACTGGGCGGCGGTCGATACCCTGTTCAGCCATGACCGCCAGGCTGTGGTGCTTGCCACGCCTGACTTGCAGCCCGCGCCAGGGCGCTGCGAACTGCCGACCATCCTGTTGCTCGACCATGAGCCAGTCACTTCGCCAACGGGCGTCAGTGACTGGCTGGTACGTGACCAGCTCAATGTCGATGCCCTGCGCCGCTCGTTGCGCCATGTGCGCGAGCGCGGTGTACTGGTGGCTACCTTGCAGCGCCTGGCCGAGCAGGACCCACTGACCGGCATCGCCAACCGCCAGGGCTTCCAGGCCCTGTTGACCACGCGCCTGGCCGAAAACGAAGGCCGCGGCGTGGCCCTCGGCCACCTGGACCTGGACAACTTCCGCCATGTCAACGATGCGCTTGGTCATCAGTGCGGCGACCGCCTGATCCTGCAGGTGGTGTCGCGCCTAAAGCAGCAGCTGGAGGCCGGTGACCAGCTGGCGCGCCTGGGCAGCGACGAGTTCGCCCTGCTGATCGACACGCGTCGCGACGCCAACCGGGCCGAATGGATCGCCGAGCGTATCGTCGAGGCGTTGGCCGAACCCTACTGGATCGACGGCGAAAGCCTGTTGCTCGGCTGCAGCCTGGGCCTGGCCCATGCCCGCGCCCAGGGCGGGGCCGATCCGCTGATGTGGCATGCGCACATTGCCATGCGCCAGGCCAAGGGTAGCCAGGGCTGCACCTTCCATGTATTCAACGAACGCATCAACCGCAATGCGCGCAGCCTGGCCGACCTGGAAAGCGAGTTGCGCCGGGCACTGCGCCGCGATGAACTGGAGCTGCACTACCAGCCGCGGCTGAATCTTGCCGATGGGCGCATCGTCGGCCTCGAGGCCCTGGTGCGCTGGCGCCATGCCGAGCGCGGCCTGCTGCCGCCCAGCGAGTTCGTGCCGCTGGCCGAACAGAGCGGTTTGATCGTGCCGCTGGGTTACTGGGTGATTTCCCGTGCCCTGCGCGACATGCAGGCGTTGCGCGAGCAGGGGCTTGCGCCGCTGCACATGGCGGTGAACCTGAGCTTCCGCCAGTTCCAGGACAGCCAGTTACTGGCCACCCTGAGCCGGCTGATCATCGAGCATGGTGTGGATGCACGCTGGCTGGAATTCGAACTGACCGAAACGGCGGTGATGCGCCGCAATGAGCTGGTGCGCCAGACCATGGATGCCTTGGGCCGCCTGGGTGTGCGCTTCTCGCTGGATGACTTTGGTACCGGCTTCTCATCTTTTGTGCACTTGAACAGCTTGCCGATCACCTTGCTCAAGGTCGACCGCAGCTTCGTTGCCGAGATGGAGATGCGCGAAGAAAACCGCAAGCTGGTGCATGCCATGATCAACCTGGCGCACAACCTCAACCTGGAAGTGGTGGCCGAGGGCGTCGAGAGCCCGGAACAGATGGCCCTGCTGCGCGGGTTTGGCTGTGACCAGGTACAAGGGTTCCTGGTCAGCAAGCCGCTGCCGGTCGGGGAGTTGATGGACTACCTGCTGCAGGCGTCTGACCGTCCGCTCGTAGCTGCCCTCTAG
- a CDS encoding NorM family multidrug efflux MATE transporter: MHVAPTTELKALLRLAGPLIASQLAHMLMVLTDTLMMARISPQALAGGGLGAASYSFVSIFCLGVIAAVGTLVAIRKGANDIEGATRLAQNGLWLAWGLALLAALVLWNLKPVLLLFGQQPENVDSAAEFLTLLPLALPGYLTFMALRGFTSALGRSTPVMVISLVGTVLNYLFNVALIEGMFGLPKLGLMGIGLVTAVVSMGMAIALALYIRWHSAYADYPLRKGLSRPSLPALRELWRLGLPIGGTYMVEVGLFAFAALCMGVLGSTQLAAHQIALQIVSTAFMVPTGLSYAVTMRVGLYYGAGNLLAARSAGRVGISFGAMIMFAFAALFLLLPDALVGLFIDRDDPGFAAIYQLAVQLLMVAAWFELFDGMQTIAMGSIRGLKDAKTTFLIGLCCYWLVGAPSAWLFTFTLGGGAVGVWWGLALGLACAAVALTIGFEWRMKRLLGKAGVGAAVSA; encoded by the coding sequence ATGCATGTCGCGCCCACCACAGAACTCAAGGCTTTGCTGCGCCTGGCCGGGCCGCTGATCGCCTCGCAGTTGGCGCACATGCTGATGGTGCTCACCGACACCCTGATGATGGCCCGCATCAGCCCGCAGGCCCTGGCCGGTGGTGGCCTGGGTGCGGCGAGCTATTCGTTCGTGTCGATCTTCTGCCTGGGTGTGATCGCCGCAGTCGGCACCCTGGTGGCGATCCGCAAGGGCGCCAACGACATCGAGGGCGCCACCCGCCTGGCGCAGAACGGCCTGTGGTTGGCCTGGGGCCTGGCGCTGCTGGCGGCACTGGTGCTGTGGAACCTGAAACCGGTGCTGTTATTGTTTGGCCAGCAGCCGGAGAACGTCGACTCGGCAGCCGAGTTCCTCACCCTGCTGCCACTGGCCCTGCCCGGCTACCTGACCTTCATGGCCCTGCGCGGCTTCACCAGTGCATTAGGGCGCTCGACGCCGGTGATGGTCATCAGCCTGGTCGGCACGGTACTCAACTACCTGTTCAACGTCGCCCTGATCGAAGGCATGTTCGGCCTGCCAAAGCTGGGCCTGATGGGTATCGGCCTGGTCACCGCAGTGGTGTCGATGGGCATGGCCATTGCCTTGGCGTTGTACATCCGCTGGCACTCGGCCTATGCCGACTACCCGCTGCGCAAAGGGCTGTCGCGCCCTTCGCTGCCAGCCCTGCGCGAACTGTGGCGGTTGGGCCTGCCGATTGGCGGTACTTACATGGTGGAAGTCGGGCTGTTCGCCTTCGCCGCACTGTGCATGGGCGTGCTGGGCAGCACGCAACTGGCGGCGCACCAGATCGCCCTGCAGATCGTTTCCACCGCGTTCATGGTGCCGACAGGGCTGTCGTATGCGGTGACCATGCGCGTGGGCCTGTACTACGGCGCCGGCAACCTGCTGGCTGCGCGCAGTGCCGGCCGGGTGGGGATCAGCTTCGGGGCGATGATCATGTTTGCCTTTGCGGCGTTGTTCCTGCTGCTGCCGGATGCGCTGGTGGGGCTGTTCATCGACCGTGACGACCCCGGCTTTGCCGCGATCTATCAACTGGCCGTGCAACTGCTGATGGTGGCGGCATGGTTCGAGCTGTTCGATGGCATGCAGACCATCGCCATGGGCTCGATCCGTGGCCTGAAAGACGCCAAGACCACCTTCCTGATCGGGCTGTGCTGCTACTGGCTGGTGGGGGCTCCGAGTGCCTGGCTGTTTACCTTTACCCTGGGTGGCGGGGCGGTGGGGGTGTGGTGGGGGCTGGCCCTGGGGCTGGCCTGTGCGGCGGTGGCGCTGACCATCGGCTTCGAATGGCGGATGAAGCGGTTGCTGGGCAAGGCCGGGGTTGGGGCCGCGGTATCGGCCTGA
- a CDS encoding xanthine phosphoribosyltransferase, with amino-acid sequence MEALHQKIREEGIVLSDQVLKVDAFLNHQIDPALMQLIGDEFARLFADAGVTKIVTIEASGIAPAVMTGLKLGVPVIFARKHQSLTLTENLLTASVYSFTKQTENTVAISPRHLNSSDRVLVIDDFLANGKASQALISIIKQAGATVAGLGIVIEKSFQGGRAELDSQGYRVESLARVKSLEGGVVSFIE; translated from the coding sequence GTGGAAGCACTGCATCAGAAGATTCGCGAAGAAGGCATCGTGCTTTCCGATCAGGTTCTCAAAGTCGACGCGTTTCTCAACCACCAGATCGACCCGGCGCTGATGCAGCTGATCGGTGACGAGTTCGCCCGCCTGTTCGCCGATGCCGGCGTGACCAAGATCGTCACCATCGAAGCATCGGGCATCGCCCCGGCGGTGATGACCGGCCTGAAGCTGGGCGTACCGGTGATCTTCGCACGCAAGCACCAGTCGCTGACCCTGACCGAGAACCTGCTGACTGCCTCGGTGTACTCCTTCACCAAGCAGACCGAGAACACCGTGGCCATCTCGCCGCGTCACCTCAACAGCAGCGACCGCGTGCTGGTGATCGACGACTTCCTGGCCAACGGCAAGGCGTCGCAGGCACTGATCTCGATCATCAAGCAGGCCGGTGCCACTGTTGCCGGCCTGGGCATCGTCATCGAGAAGTCGTTCCAGGGCGGCCGTGCCGAGCTGGACAGCCAGGGCTACCGCGTTGAATCGCTGGCCCGGGTGAAGTCGCTGGAAGGTGGTGTGGTCAGCTTCATCGAGTGA
- the alr gene encoding alanine racemase: MRPARALIDLQALRHNYRLARELTGAKALAVVKADAYGHGAVRCALALEPEADGFAVACIEEALELRAAGIKAPVLLLEGFFEASELALIAEHDLWCVVHSLWQLEAIEQTQVHKPLTIWLKLDSGMHRVGLHPKDYHEAYQRLLASGKVSRIVLMSHFARADEPEADATEQQIAVFNAAREGLVAECSLRNSPGVLAWPQAPSDWVRPGIMLYGASPFEADQPQAARLQPVMTLQSRVISVRELPAGEPVGYGAKFVSPRPTRVGVVAMGYADGYPRHAPTGTPVVVAGKRSQLIGRVSMDMLCIDLTDVPEATVGSPVELWGKQVLASDVAMQAGTIPYQIFCNLRRVPLDYYGE, encoded by the coding sequence ATGCGTCCCGCCCGCGCCCTGATCGACCTGCAAGCCCTCCGCCACAACTACCGCCTGGCCCGTGAACTGACCGGTGCCAAGGCCCTTGCCGTGGTCAAGGCCGACGCCTACGGCCACGGTGCCGTGCGTTGCGCCCTGGCCCTGGAGCCCGAAGCCGACGGCTTTGCCGTGGCCTGCATCGAAGAAGCGCTGGAGCTGCGCGCCGCCGGTATCAAGGCCCCGGTGCTGCTGCTCGAAGGCTTTTTCGAAGCCAGCGAGCTGGCGCTGATCGCCGAACACGACCTGTGGTGCGTGGTGCACTCGCTGTGGCAGCTCGAAGCCATCGAGCAGACCCAGGTGCACAAGCCGCTGACCATCTGGCTCAAACTCGACAGTGGCATGCACCGCGTTGGCCTGCACCCCAAGGACTACCACGAGGCTTACCAGCGCCTGCTGGCCAGCGGCAAGGTTTCGCGCATCGTGCTGATGAGCCACTTTGCCCGCGCCGACGAGCCGGAGGCCGATGCCACCGAGCAGCAGATCGCTGTGTTCAACGCCGCCCGTGAAGGGTTGGTTGCCGAATGCAGCCTGCGCAACTCACCCGGTGTGCTGGCCTGGCCGCAGGCCCCGAGCGACTGGGTGCGCCCGGGCATCATGCTGTATGGCGCCAGCCCCTTCGAGGCCGACCAGCCCCAGGCTGCGCGCCTGCAACCGGTGATGACCCTGCAATCGCGGGTCATCAGCGTGCGCGAGCTGCCAGCCGGTGAGCCGGTGGGCTACGGTGCCAAGTTCGTCAGCCCGCGGCCGACCCGTGTTGGCGTGGTCGCCATGGGTTACGCCGACGGCTACCCGCGCCATGCGCCCACCGGCACGCCGGTGGTGGTCGCTGGCAAGCGCAGCCAGCTGATTGGCCGCGTGTCGATGGACATGCTCTGCATCGACCTCACCGACGTGCCCGAAGCCACTGTCGGCAGCCCGGTCGAGCTGTGGGGCAAGCAGGTACTGGCCAGTGATGTAGCGATGCAAGCCGGGACCATTCCCTACCAGATCTTCTGCAACCTGAGACGCGTGCCGCTGGACTATTACGGCGAATAA